A single window of Rhipicephalus microplus isolate Deutch F79 chromosome 5, USDA_Rmic, whole genome shotgun sequence DNA harbors:
- the LOC142818135 gene encoding uncharacterized protein LOC142818135 isoform X1: protein MWRGSMHGSLIWKDCNLLGSFEGTKLLNGWLQAYFSSRAMQLAHMQSKSWSAPLVFCAGHSISIRQDTGINNNVPAVTRGSVLHGHVQCIKNRAQKTNKYKGTASDCSPAQSLQQRKEHIVMSGAAAA from the exons atgtggcgtggaagcatgcatggcagcctcatctggaaagactgcaatctgcttgggagcttcgagggcacaaaactgcttaacggctggctgcaag cctacttcagcagccgagcgatgcagctagcacacatgcaatccaagtcatggagcgctcctttggtgttctgtgcaggacacagcatatccatccggcaagacactggtatcaacaataatg ttccagcagtaacaaggggttcggtgctccacggtcatgtacagtgtatcaagaacagagcacagaagaccaacaagtataaagggactgccagtgactgttctcctgctcaaagtttacaacagcggaaagagcacattgtgatgtcaggagcagctgctgcttaa
- the LOC142818135 gene encoding uncharacterized protein LOC142818135 isoform X2, translating to MWRGSMHGSLIWKDCNLLGSFEGTKLLNGWLQAYFSSRAMQLAHMQSKSWSAPLVFCAGHSISIRQDTGINNNAVTRGSVLHGHVQCIKNRAQKTNKYKGTASDCSPAQSLQQRKEHIVMSGAAAA from the exons atgtggcgtggaagcatgcatggcagcctcatctggaaagactgcaatctgcttgggagcttcgagggcacaaaactgcttaacggctggctgcaag cctacttcagcagccgagcgatgcagctagcacacatgcaatccaagtcatggagcgctcctttggtgttctgtgcaggacacagcatatccatccggcaagacactggtatcaacaataatg cagtaacaaggggttcggtgctccacggtcatgtacagtgtatcaagaacagagcacagaagaccaacaagtataaagggactgccagtgactgttctcctgctcaaagtttacaacagcggaaagagcacattgtgatgtcaggagcagctgctgcttaa
- the LOC142818135 gene encoding uncharacterized protein LOC142818135 isoform X4, protein MWRGSMHGSLIWKDCNLLGSFEGTKLLNGWLQGHSISIRQDTGINNNAVTRGSVLHGHVQCIKNRAQKTNKYKGTASDCSPAQSLQQRKEHIVMSGAAAA, encoded by the exons atgtggcgtggaagcatgcatggcagcctcatctggaaagactgcaatctgcttgggagcttcgagggcacaaaactgcttaacggctggctgcaag gacacagcatatccatccggcaagacactggtatcaacaataatg cagtaacaaggggttcggtgctccacggtcatgtacagtgtatcaagaacagagcacagaagaccaacaagtataaagggactgccagtgactgttctcctgctcaaagtttacaacagcggaaagagcacattgtgatgtcaggagcagctgctgcttaa
- the LOC142818135 gene encoding uncharacterized protein LOC142818135 isoform X3 produces the protein MWRGSMHGSLIWKDCNLLGSFEGTKLLNGWLQGHSISIRQDTGINNNVPAVTRGSVLHGHVQCIKNRAQKTNKYKGTASDCSPAQSLQQRKEHIVMSGAAAA, from the exons atgtggcgtggaagcatgcatggcagcctcatctggaaagactgcaatctgcttgggagcttcgagggcacaaaactgcttaacggctggctgcaag gacacagcatatccatccggcaagacactggtatcaacaataatg ttccagcagtaacaaggggttcggtgctccacggtcatgtacagtgtatcaagaacagagcacagaagaccaacaagtataaagggactgccagtgactgttctcctgctcaaagtttacaacagcggaaagagcacattgtgatgtcaggagcagctgctgcttaa